The Andreesenia angusta genome contains the following window.
CTTTTTCAAGCTGCTTTCTAAGTACAAGCTGGTTTATGGATAGCTGAAACTCGTTGAAGTACTCTTTGGTCGCAAATATAAGCTCAAGCCCCTGTTCGTCAAGCGTGTAGTACTGGGCTTTGGTGTCATGGTCAGACCTGTTCCCTTTCAGTATAGAGTACTGTATATTTTCATACTTTCTAGTCTCCCAGTTGTAGAATTCCCTCGTCTTTCTCTTTCCAGAAGACGGCCTGAATACCTCTATAATCGTTCTAGCTACATCCTCAAACCCTTCATAGTCTAGGTCCACTTCGTCGCTGTTCAGTCTGAATAAAAACTCCGCCAGCTCCTTTGCCCCCACTTTTCTATTTCTTATGACCATGTTCTCAAAGAAAAAGAGAAGGGTCAAAAATCCCAGATCAAAGTAGTCTATCCGTTTTCCGCTTCTGTCCAATTTTCGCTTATTCCCCAACTCATATAAAGGGTCGAATAGCGAAATCCGCTGCATTCTCTCTCTGTAGTTTTCCGTCACACTGCGTATGCTTATTTCCAATTTGAATCCCTCCATATTTCCAAAAGTTCATCTTTAGAGAGAGCCTCTTGCGGAATATATCTTCCACTATCCAGTATTCTAAGTATCTCTTCGCTCTCCTGCTCGCTAAAACATTCTACAAACCTCTCTATAGCCTCGGGATTTCTTTTCTGGTTTTCTTTTCCAATGCTGGACGACTTGTTTAAAAGCGCCCTGTAAAAGTCCGTCCCAAGCTCTACATCCGCTTTTTCACTTAAGGCGCTCCATATAGAGATGCCCTCACTGTCAAGGTCTCCAAAGTAGTATATACGATCTATTCCCCCAGTCCCAAGCTGAATACTCAGCATATCTATGTTGGAGACTATCTTCCAGCCTGCGCCGAATATAAGCGACGCGTAGCCTGTGTCTCTAAGTCCATCAAGAAGGGCCATAAAGGTGGCCTTGTTCTCAACCACCAAGTGGAGATTTATATCTTTTGAAAATACATCTGCATTTACGCCTATCATAAGCGGATCCGGACTGCACTCTATCTTAAGCTTTTCCCAAATACCCAGCCTTTCCAGCACCGCTTTTCCACCTTTTTCGTCTATCCACTTTTCATCCCCCACCAGCTGAAATGACCTCTCTTGAGATGTCGCAGTAACCTGTGGAAACCCCATTTTAGATATATACCCATCTATCTTCTCTATATGTGGAATATCTCTCTTCCAAGTGCTTTCACTCAAGCCATAGTAAGCTTCCAGACTGATATCCGATTCCAAACCAAGTCTGCACTCCAATATGCCTTCCCTGTGATCTTTCAAAAGCGCATGTCTATCTATGCCATATCTGTAGCATAGGGGAATTTCCTTGCCGTTGTTCTTTTCTGGACTTTTTTCCAAAAGTACACCATCATCCACCAGCCGACTTACAGATTCAGAAAACTCCCTGTAGGAAGTTTCTCCCGTCACCAAACTCTCCAGCTCTTCCAGGCTTATTGTCTTTTTCCTATGCTTTCTCAGGCATGAAATCAAATATTCGTACATCGCTACCACCTTTCCAATTTACTTTACTCTA
Protein-coding sequences here:
- a CDS encoding Wadjet anti-phage system protein JetD domain-containing protein; this encodes MYEYLISCLRKHRKKTISLEELESLVTGETSYREFSESVSRLVDDGVLLEKSPEKNNGKEIPLCYRYGIDRHALLKDHREGILECRLGLESDISLEAYYGLSESTWKRDIPHIEKIDGYISKMGFPQVTATSQERSFQLVGDEKWIDEKGGKAVLERLGIWEKLKIECSPDPLMIGVNADVFSKDINLHLVVENKATFMALLDGLRDTGYASLIFGAGWKIVSNIDMLSIQLGTGGIDRIYYFGDLDSEGISIWSALSEKADVELGTDFYRALLNKSSSIGKENQKRNPEAIERFVECFSEQESEEILRILDSGRYIPQEALSKDELLEIWRDSNWK